The Eublepharis macularius isolate TG4126 chromosome 11, MPM_Emac_v1.0, whole genome shotgun sequence genome includes a region encoding these proteins:
- the PSMA2 gene encoding proteasome subunit alpha type-2 encodes MAERGYSFSLTTFSPSGKLVQIEYALAAVAAGAPSVGIKAANGVVLATEKKQKSILYDERSVHKVESITKHIGLVYSGMGPDYRVLVHRARKLAQQYYLVYNEPIPTAQLVQRIASVMQEYTQSGGVRPFGVSLLICGWNEGRPYLFQSDPSGAYFAWKATAMGKNYVNGKTFLEKRYNEDLELEDAIHTAILTLKESFEGQMTEDNIEVGICNEAGFRRLTPTEVKDYLAAIA; translated from the exons tcCTTCAGGAAAGCTCGTTCAGATTGAATATGCTTTGGCAGCAGTTGCAGCAGGAGCCCCGTCAGTTGGAATTAAAG CTGCAAACGGTGTGGTGCTGGCgacagaaaaaaagcagaagTCCATTCTGTATGACGAACGAAGCGTGCACAAAGTGGAGTCCATCACCAAACATATCGGCTTAGTCTATAGCGGCATGGGCCCTGACTACAG GGTCCTTGTCCATAGAGCCCGCAAACTGGCCCAGCAATACTATCTGGTTTATAACGAGCCTATTCCAACAGCTCAGCTAGTTCAGAGGATTGCTTCTGTGATGCAAGAGTACACACAATCTGG AGGTGTACGGCCATTTGGAGTATCTTTGCTAATATGTGGATGGAACGAGGGACGGCCGTACTTATTCCAGTCCGATCCCTCA GGGGCTTATTTTGCATGGAAAGCAACTGCAATGGGAAAGAACTATGTGAATGGGAAGACATTCCTTGAAAAGAG GTATAATGAAGATTTGGAGCTGGAAGACGCCATCCATACAGCTATCTTAACGTTAAAG GAAAGTTTTGAAGGGCAAATGACGGAAGATAACATAGAAGTTGGCATCTGCAATGAGGCAGGATTTAGAAGACTCACTCCAACTGAGGTTAAGGATTACCTGGCTGCAATCGCCTAG
- the C11H7orf25 gene encoding UPF0415 protein C7orf25 homolog translates to MSSHSLLSERIAVAKELIKRAEALSRSRKGGVEGGAKLCTKLKAELKFLHKVEAGKVAIKESHLQSTNLTHLKAILETAENLEAVVGILHVFPYEDNFGEKQSLVVDVIANNGHTWVKAVGRKAEALHNIWLGRGQYGDKSVIEQAEDFLQASRQQPVQYSNPHIIFAFYNGVSCPMAERLKEMGISVRGDIVAVNVLKEPTDKDHPLSSSDSDEESGEHLCVTKVDRANLVASVAFPTEIRVDLCNRVNLDITTLITYVSALSYGGCYLVFKEKVLTEQAAQEREESVLPSLEEFMKGKELFACESAVKDFQVILETLGGPGEKNRAELLLERISVVPDQPSERALRLVLSSKINSRSLTIFGTGDTLKAITMTANSGFVRAAANQGVKFSVFIHQPRALTESKESAAVPLPKP, encoded by the coding sequence ATGTCTTCGCATTCCTTGTTGTCTGAGAGAATTGCTGTTGCAAAGGAGCTAATAAAAAGAGCAGAAGCCCTTTCCAGGTCCCGGAAGGGTGGTGTAGAAGGTGGAGCAAAGCTGTGTACAAAATTAAAAGCAGAGTTAAAATTCTTGCACAAGGTGGAGGCTGGTAAGGTGGCCATCAAAGAGTCTCATCTGCAGAGTACGAATCTCACTCACCTGAAAGCCATCCTCGAGACAGCAGAGAACCTGGAGGCAGTTGTCGGCATCCTCCACGTCTTTCCCTATGAGGACAACTTTGGGGAAAAGCAAAGCTTGGTGGTGGATGTCATTGCAAACAATGGCcacacctgggtgaaggcagtgggtcgAAAAGCCGAAGCCTTGCATAACATCTGGTTGGGTAGGGGCCAGTATGGAGACAAGAGCGTCATTGAGCAGGCAGAAGACTTCCTACAAGCGAGTCGCCAGCAGCCTGTGCAATACAGCAACCCGCATATTATCTTTGCTTTCTACAATGGGGTGTCCTGTCCCATGGCAGAGAGGCTGAAAGAGATGGGCATATCTGTGCGTGGAGACATAGTCGCTGTGAACGTCCTGAAGGAGCCCACTGACAAAGACCATCCGTTAAGTTCTAGCGATTCTGATGAAGAAAGCGGTGAGCACTTGTGCGTGACTAAAGTGGACCGGGCCAATCTGGTCGCCAGTGTTGCTTTTCCTACTGAAATCAGGGTAGACTTGTGCAACAGAGTTAACTTGGATATTACCACTTTGATTACATACGTTTCAGCCCTCAGCTACGGAGGCTGCTACTTGGTCTTCAAGGAGAAAGTCTTAACAGAGCAAGCTGCGCAGGAGAGAGAGGAGAGTGTCCTCCCGTCCCTGGAGGAATTCAtgaagggcaaggagctgtttgcGTGTGAGTCTGCAGTCAAAGACTTCCAAGTCATTTTAGAAACTTTGGGAGGgcctggggagaaaaacagggccGAATTACTCCTGGAAAGGATCAGTGTGGTACCCGATCAACCTTCCGAACGTGCCTTACGACTAGTCCTCAGTTCCAAAATCAATAGTCGCTCACTAACCATCTTTGGGACGGGTGATACTTTGAAGGCCATCACCATGACTGCAAATAGTGGCTTTGTTAGGGCAGCTGCAAACCAAGGAGTTAAGTTCAGTGTGTTCATTCATCAGCCAAGGGCCCTGACAGAAAGCAAAgagtctgctgctgtgcctttaCCGAAGCCCTGA